Proteins encoded in a region of the Quercus lobata isolate SW786 chromosome 8, ValleyOak3.0 Primary Assembly, whole genome shotgun sequence genome:
- the LOC115957037 gene encoding probable carboxylesterase 9 has translation MSSGIDPYDHLCIFLNPDGTLTRFWTLPKKKANPIATIGEPVVSKDHTLNAEKKTHVRIYMPTIKLPPNDDTRIPIIIFYPFSNWYFSMWDTESNDRIASELACQVPAIVVSVDYRLAPENRLPAQYHDGVDAILWVMEQALNPNGEQWIKDYGDISRCYLYGHGTGGNIAFFAALEATRMELEPLKIVGNIMNQPLFGGIVRTDSELQHSTDPLHPLCVQDLIWELSLPIGENRDHWYCNPIVEGPHTSAISKLGKCLVIGFGEDFMFDRHQEFITLLRRHEVQIEALFHDS, from the coding sequence ATGTCGTCAGGTATAGATCCCTACGACCACCTTTGCATTTTTCTGAACCCTGATGGCACTCTCACTAGATTTTGGACGCTcccaaagaaaaaagcaaaCCCTATTGCCACTATTGGCGAGCCTGTGGTCTCCAAGGATCACACTCTCAATGCTGAAAAGAAAACGCACGTCCGAATCTACATGCCGACCATCAAATTGCCTCCCAATGATGACACAAGGATTCCGATCATAATTTTCTACCCCTTTTCGAATTGGTACTTTTCTATGTGGGACACTGAAAGCAACGATAGGATAGCCTCAGAGCTCGCATGCCAGGTTCCTGCTATTGTTGTCTCCGTTGACTACCGCCTTGCACCAGAGAATAGGTTGCCGGCGCAATACCATGATGGCGTGGACGCAATACTTTGGGTGATGGAACAGGCATTGAATCCAAACGGTGAGCAATGGATTAAAGATTACGGAGATATTTCAAGGTGTTACCTGTATGGACATGGTACTGGTGGGAACATAGCATTTTTCGCTGCGTTAGAAGCAACGAGAATGGAGTTGGAGCCGTTGAAGATTGTTGGGAATATAATGAACCAACCCCTGTTTGGTGGCATTGTAAGGACAGACTCAGAGCTGCAACATTCTACGGACCCTCTCCACCCCTTGTGTGTACAAGATTTGATTTGGGAGCTCTCTTTGCCAATTGGTGAAAATCGGGACCATTGGTATTGTAATCCGATAGTGGAGGGCCCGCACACGAGCGCCATTAGCAAGCTTGGTAAGTGCCTTGTGATTGGGTTTGGTGAGGACTTCATGTTCGATCGGCACCAAGAGTTTATAACATTGTTGAGGAGGCATGAAGTCCAAATTGAAGCACTGTTCCACGATTCT